ATTACTGATCCTGATTTTACTTCTGAAGCGTATTTTTCGGGGATAGAAAATGTGATTTTTAACTTACTAGTATTAACCAGTTTGGCTACTAAAACAGTGGGTGTGATATAAGTTCCAGGAGAAATATTACGCAAACCAATTTTTCCTGAAAAAGGGGCTCTTACAGAAGTTTTAGAAATTTGCGCTCTAATTAACTGGCTTTGAGCTTGAGCAGAAGCAAGGTCGGCTTTTGCAACATCTGCCTCTTCTTGGCTAATTGCCTCTTTTTGAAGCAGTAATTTAGCCCTTCTTGCGTTTTCAGCGGCCAAATCTTCTCTAGTTATTGCCTGTCTTAATTGTGCTTTTAGTTCAATGTCATTTACTTTTAAAAGGATCTGGCCTTTGGTTACATTGGTGCCTTCAGTAAAAAAGATGCCTTCTACAATTCCTGAAACCTCACTGTGAATTTCAATTTGTTCGTTTGCTTCAATAGATCCTGATAATGCTAAATTATTGTCAAATGTAGCGGTCTTTATTATGATTCCATTAACAGTTGTTGGAGCTTTTTTATCATTGAACTTTTTAGATTCGTCGTTTTTGCCCTTGTTCGAAATAATTCTATAGGTGACAAAGCCACCAATTGCAATAATTAAAAGGGTGTAAATGAGGTGTTTTAGTTTCATAAA
The Flavobacterium humidisoli DNA segment above includes these coding regions:
- a CDS encoding efflux RND transporter periplasmic adaptor subunit, translating into MKLKHLIYTLLIIAIGGFVTYRIISNKGKNDESKKFNDKKAPTTVNGIIIKTATFDNNLALSGSIEANEQIEIHSEVSGIVEGIFFTEGTNVTKGQILLKVNDIELKAQLRQAITREDLAAENARRAKLLLQKEAISQEEADVAKADLASAQAQSQLIRAQISKTSVRAPFSGKIGLRNISPGTYITPTVLVAKLVNTSKLKITFSIPEKYASEVKSGSVIDFKVSGSDKTYNAKIYAIEPEVAVATRTLQVRALAENVDGKLFPGTFADIKLPLNIIKDAIVVPSQAIVPIQDGKKVFVANNGQAKEVMVDATTRTDSSILILSGLKPGDTLITSGVMSLKDEAPIKVKVK